The following proteins come from a genomic window of Alosa sapidissima isolate fAloSap1 chromosome 20, fAloSap1.pri, whole genome shotgun sequence:
- the LOC121695028 gene encoding E3 ubiquitin-protein ligase XIAP isoform X3 translates to MAGNDGELQTDEAMDWSTISARVNSFRHFPRAKEVSAERLARAGFYFTGESDRVRCFSCQQTVENWSSADTPVNRHLQASPACKFLSCVHRTGSFGIAPLSNGSVYDEAAEAMEFSLRTGEVVDESTYPMAPHMCAEDARIRSFGTSWPASAPVRSRRLAQAGLYYLGEADRVQCFCCGGMLAGWEPGDEPWSEHSRHFPNCFFILGHDVGNVPSAQPPESDGPRVHMESYEERLGSFAGRQHPVDHERLARAGFYSSGASDRVTCFRCGGGLKNWQPEEDPWEQHAKYYPGCSFLLSEKGHEFVNSIQLQNPSKSNPASSHHQNGFSKQEKAASIMQSEIAQRVVEMGFDPVKVERAILEKIRRFGQGYSSVENLIQDVLSNSAENDPEGSHANDDENPLEKLEKLQREKQCKICMDSDACIVFVPCGHLATCKRCSDSLGKCPICCANIIQKIKTYIS, encoded by the exons ATGGCTGGAAACGACGGTGAGCTACAGACAGACGAAGCAATGGACTGGTCCACAATCAGTGCCCGTGTCAACTCGTTCCGCCACTTCCCCCGTGCTAAGGAAGTGTCTGCGGAGCGTTTGGCCAGGGCTGGCTTCTACTTCACCGGTGAGTCAGACCGTGTACGCTGCTTCAGCTGCCAGCAAACGGTGGAGAACTGGAGCAGTGCTGACACGCCCGTGAACCGTCACCTGCAGGCGTCGCCTGCCTGCAAATTCCTCAGTTGCGTGCACCGCACTGGCAGCTTTGGCATTGCCCCGCTGAGCAACGGCTCCGTGTACGATGAGGCAGCCGAGGCCATGGAGTTCAGCCTGCGCACCGGTGAGGTGGTGGATGAGTCCACGTACCCCATGGCGCCCCACATGTGCGCAGAAGATGCGCGCATCAGAAGCTTCGGTACATCGTGGCCTGCCTCTGCCCCGGTACGCTCTCGGCGGCTGGCCCAGGCCGGGCTGTACTATCTCGGGGAGGCCGACCGGGTCCAGTGCTTCTGCTGTGGGGGCATGCTGGCCGGCTGGGAGCCCGGGGATGAACCCTGGAGCGAACACTCCCGCCACTTCCCCAACTGTTTCTTCATCCTGGGCCATGATGTTGGCAATGTCCCCTCCGCCCAGCCTCCAGAGAGTGATGGCCCACGGGTCCATATGGAGTCCTATGAGGAAAGGCTGGGGAGTTTTGCTGGCAGGCAGCATCCTGTGGACCATGAGAGGTTGGCCAGAGCAGGGTTCTACAGCTCAG GTGCGTCAGACCGTGTCACATGTTTCCGGTGTGGGGGAGGTCTGAAAAACTGGCAACCAGAGGAAGATCCATGGGAGCAACATGCCAAGTACTATCCTGG GTGCAGTTTTCTGCTGTCAGAAAAGGGTCATGAGTTTGTCAACAGCATACAACTTCAAAACCCAAGCAAGAGCAATCCG GCTTCAAGTCATCACCAGAATGGATTTTCAAAGCAGGAGAAAG CAGCAAGCATCATGCAGTCTGAGATTGCCCAGAGAGTTGTTGAGATGGGTTTTGATCCAGTCAAGGTAGAGAGGGCCATTCTGGAGAAAATACGTCGGTTTGGACAGGGCTACTCCAGCGTTGAGAATCTTATACAGGATGTGCTCAGCAACTCGGCTGAAAATGATCCTGAGGGCTCCCATGCAAATGATG ATGAGAATCCTTTGGAGAAGCTGGAAAAGctacagagagaaaaacaatgtAAAATCTGCATGGACAGTGACGCTTGCATCGTATTTGTACCCTGCGGACACTTGGCCACCTGCAAGAGGTGCTCAGATTCCCTAGGCAAATGTCCCATTTGTTGTGCGAATATCATACAAAAAATTAAGACCTACATCTCCTAA
- the LOC121695028 gene encoding E3 ubiquitin-protein ligase XIAP isoform X1, whose protein sequence is MCQIVVSLSVYKRWQIRQTLRIATWKPLQICRTMAGNDGELQTDEAMDWSTISARVNSFRHFPRAKEVSAERLARAGFYFTGESDRVRCFSCQQTVENWSSADTPVNRHLQASPACKFLSCVHRTGSFGIAPLSNGSVYDEAAEAMEFSLRTGEVVDESTYPMAPHMCAEDARIRSFGTSWPASAPVRSRRLAQAGLYYLGEADRVQCFCCGGMLAGWEPGDEPWSEHSRHFPNCFFILGHDVGNVPSAQPPESDGPRVHMESYEERLGSFAGRQHPVDHERLARAGFYSSGASDRVTCFRCGGGLKNWQPEEDPWEQHAKYYPGCSFLLSEKGHEFVNSIQLQNPSKSNPASSHHQNGFSKQEKAASIMQSEIAQRVVEMGFDPVKVERAILEKIRRFGQGYSSVENLIQDVLSNSAENDPEGSHANDDENPLEKLEKLQREKQCKICMDSDACIVFVPCGHLATCKRCSDSLGKCPICCANIIQKIKTYIS, encoded by the exons ATGTGTCAAATTGTAGTGTCACTTTCGGTTTACAAACGATGGCAAATCAGACAGACGCTCAGAATTGCCACTTGG AAACCTCTTCAAATCTGTCGAACTATGGCTGGAAACGACGGTGAGCTACAGACAGACGAAGCAATGGACTGGTCCACAATCAGTGCCCGTGTCAACTCGTTCCGCCACTTCCCCCGTGCTAAGGAAGTGTCTGCGGAGCGTTTGGCCAGGGCTGGCTTCTACTTCACCGGTGAGTCAGACCGTGTACGCTGCTTCAGCTGCCAGCAAACGGTGGAGAACTGGAGCAGTGCTGACACGCCCGTGAACCGTCACCTGCAGGCGTCGCCTGCCTGCAAATTCCTCAGTTGCGTGCACCGCACTGGCAGCTTTGGCATTGCCCCGCTGAGCAACGGCTCCGTGTACGATGAGGCAGCCGAGGCCATGGAGTTCAGCCTGCGCACCGGTGAGGTGGTGGATGAGTCCACGTACCCCATGGCGCCCCACATGTGCGCAGAAGATGCGCGCATCAGAAGCTTCGGTACATCGTGGCCTGCCTCTGCCCCGGTACGCTCTCGGCGGCTGGCCCAGGCCGGGCTGTACTATCTCGGGGAGGCCGACCGGGTCCAGTGCTTCTGCTGTGGGGGCATGCTGGCCGGCTGGGAGCCCGGGGATGAACCCTGGAGCGAACACTCCCGCCACTTCCCCAACTGTTTCTTCATCCTGGGCCATGATGTTGGCAATGTCCCCTCCGCCCAGCCTCCAGAGAGTGATGGCCCACGGGTCCATATGGAGTCCTATGAGGAAAGGCTGGGGAGTTTTGCTGGCAGGCAGCATCCTGTGGACCATGAGAGGTTGGCCAGAGCAGGGTTCTACAGCTCAG GTGCGTCAGACCGTGTCACATGTTTCCGGTGTGGGGGAGGTCTGAAAAACTGGCAACCAGAGGAAGATCCATGGGAGCAACATGCCAAGTACTATCCTGG GTGCAGTTTTCTGCTGTCAGAAAAGGGTCATGAGTTTGTCAACAGCATACAACTTCAAAACCCAAGCAAGAGCAATCCG GCTTCAAGTCATCACCAGAATGGATTTTCAAAGCAGGAGAAAG CAGCAAGCATCATGCAGTCTGAGATTGCCCAGAGAGTTGTTGAGATGGGTTTTGATCCAGTCAAGGTAGAGAGGGCCATTCTGGAGAAAATACGTCGGTTTGGACAGGGCTACTCCAGCGTTGAGAATCTTATACAGGATGTGCTCAGCAACTCGGCTGAAAATGATCCTGAGGGCTCCCATGCAAATGATG ATGAGAATCCTTTGGAGAAGCTGGAAAAGctacagagagaaaaacaatgtAAAATCTGCATGGACAGTGACGCTTGCATCGTATTTGTACCCTGCGGACACTTGGCCACCTGCAAGAGGTGCTCAGATTCCCTAGGCAAATGTCCCATTTGTTGTGCGAATATCATACAAAAAATTAAGACCTACATCTCCTAA
- the LOC121695028 gene encoding E3 ubiquitin-protein ligase XIAP isoform X2, with protein sequence MCQIVVSLSVYKRWQIRQTLRIATWKPLQICRTMAGNDGELQTDEAMDWSTISARVNSFRHFPRAKEVSAERLARAGFYFTGESDRVRCFSCQQTVENWSSADTPVNRHLQASPACKFLSCVHRTGSFGIAPLSNGSVYDEAAEAMEFSLRTGEVVDESTYPMAPHMCAEDARIRSFGTSWPASAPVRSRRLAQAGLYYLGEADRVQCFCCGGMLAGWEPGDEPWSEHSRHFPNCFFILGHDVGNVPSAQPPESDGPRVHMESYEERLGSFAGRQHPVDHERLARAGFYSSGASDRVTCFRCGGGLKNWQPEEDPWEQHAKYYPGCSFLLSEKGHEFVNSIQLQNPSKSNPASSHHQNGFSKQEKASIMQSEIAQRVVEMGFDPVKVERAILEKIRRFGQGYSSVENLIQDVLSNSAENDPEGSHANDDENPLEKLEKLQREKQCKICMDSDACIVFVPCGHLATCKRCSDSLGKCPICCANIIQKIKTYIS encoded by the exons ATGTGTCAAATTGTAGTGTCACTTTCGGTTTACAAACGATGGCAAATCAGACAGACGCTCAGAATTGCCACTTGG AAACCTCTTCAAATCTGTCGAACTATGGCTGGAAACGACGGTGAGCTACAGACAGACGAAGCAATGGACTGGTCCACAATCAGTGCCCGTGTCAACTCGTTCCGCCACTTCCCCCGTGCTAAGGAAGTGTCTGCGGAGCGTTTGGCCAGGGCTGGCTTCTACTTCACCGGTGAGTCAGACCGTGTACGCTGCTTCAGCTGCCAGCAAACGGTGGAGAACTGGAGCAGTGCTGACACGCCCGTGAACCGTCACCTGCAGGCGTCGCCTGCCTGCAAATTCCTCAGTTGCGTGCACCGCACTGGCAGCTTTGGCATTGCCCCGCTGAGCAACGGCTCCGTGTACGATGAGGCAGCCGAGGCCATGGAGTTCAGCCTGCGCACCGGTGAGGTGGTGGATGAGTCCACGTACCCCATGGCGCCCCACATGTGCGCAGAAGATGCGCGCATCAGAAGCTTCGGTACATCGTGGCCTGCCTCTGCCCCGGTACGCTCTCGGCGGCTGGCCCAGGCCGGGCTGTACTATCTCGGGGAGGCCGACCGGGTCCAGTGCTTCTGCTGTGGGGGCATGCTGGCCGGCTGGGAGCCCGGGGATGAACCCTGGAGCGAACACTCCCGCCACTTCCCCAACTGTTTCTTCATCCTGGGCCATGATGTTGGCAATGTCCCCTCCGCCCAGCCTCCAGAGAGTGATGGCCCACGGGTCCATATGGAGTCCTATGAGGAAAGGCTGGGGAGTTTTGCTGGCAGGCAGCATCCTGTGGACCATGAGAGGTTGGCCAGAGCAGGGTTCTACAGCTCAG GTGCGTCAGACCGTGTCACATGTTTCCGGTGTGGGGGAGGTCTGAAAAACTGGCAACCAGAGGAAGATCCATGGGAGCAACATGCCAAGTACTATCCTGG GTGCAGTTTTCTGCTGTCAGAAAAGGGTCATGAGTTTGTCAACAGCATACAACTTCAAAACCCAAGCAAGAGCAATCCG GCTTCAAGTCATCACCAGAATGGATTTTCAAAGCAGGAGAAAG CAAGCATCATGCAGTCTGAGATTGCCCAGAGAGTTGTTGAGATGGGTTTTGATCCAGTCAAGGTAGAGAGGGCCATTCTGGAGAAAATACGTCGGTTTGGACAGGGCTACTCCAGCGTTGAGAATCTTATACAGGATGTGCTCAGCAACTCGGCTGAAAATGATCCTGAGGGCTCCCATGCAAATGATG ATGAGAATCCTTTGGAGAAGCTGGAAAAGctacagagagaaaaacaatgtAAAATCTGCATGGACAGTGACGCTTGCATCGTATTTGTACCCTGCGGACACTTGGCCACCTGCAAGAGGTGCTCAGATTCCCTAGGCAAATGTCCCATTTGTTGTGCGAATATCATACAAAAAATTAAGACCTACATCTCCTAA